One Micromonospora sp. WMMD812 genomic window carries:
- a CDS encoding LysE/ArgO family amino acid transporter, with product MLSSALAGFSVSIALIVAIGAQNAFVLRQGLRREHVLPVVLTCAASDAALITAGIAGVGSLVTGRPALLATVRWAGAAFLLCYAALAARRALRPGALVPTDRPPTTLRATVLACLAFTYLNPHVYLDTVLLLGGIAQQHPHRWAFGIGAALASVAWFAALGAGAHRLAPLLARTAAWRWLDGAIAVLMTGLAVALLAG from the coding sequence GTGCTCAGCTCCGCCCTCGCCGGCTTCTCCGTCTCCATCGCCCTGATCGTCGCGATCGGCGCGCAGAACGCCTTCGTCCTGCGCCAGGGGCTGCGCCGCGAGCATGTGCTTCCGGTCGTACTCACCTGCGCCGCGTCCGACGCCGCGCTCATCACCGCCGGCATCGCCGGGGTCGGTTCGCTGGTGACCGGCCGCCCGGCGCTGTTGGCCACGGTCCGCTGGGCCGGCGCCGCCTTCCTGCTCTGTTACGCCGCCCTCGCCGCCCGCCGGGCCCTGCGACCCGGGGCGCTGGTGCCGACCGACCGGCCGCCCACCACCCTGCGCGCGACGGTCCTGGCCTGTCTCGCCTTCACGTACCTGAACCCGCACGTCTACCTCGACACCGTGCTGCTGCTCGGAGGCATCGCGCAGCAGCACCCGCACCGGTGGGCGTTCGGCATCGGCGCCGCCCTGGCCAGCGTCGCCTGGTTCGCCGCGCTCGGCGCCGGGGCGCACCGGCTCGCGCCGCTGCTCGCGCGTACCGCCGCCTGGCGATGGCTGGACGGCGCGATCGCCGTGCTGATGACCGGGCTCGCCGTGGCGCTGCTGGCGGGTTGA
- a CDS encoding GuaB1 family IMP dehydrogenase-related protein, which yields MRFLHGAVPAHDLTYNDVFMAPARSDLGSRLDVDLSTGDGTGTTIPLVVSNMTAVAGRRMAETVARRGAIAVIPQDIPIEVVANVVAWVKQRHLVYDTPITLGPTDTVGDAIHLLPKRAHAAVIVVDASGRPMGVVTEADTVGVDRFAQLRHVMSTELHTVPADADPRTGFDRLSAGRRRLAPVVDPDGRLVGLLTRQGALRATLYRPAVDDAGRLRIAAAIGINGDVTGKAAALLEAGVDTLVVDTAHGHQERMITALRAVRKLDPGVPVAAGNVVTAEGVRDLVEAGADIIKVGVGPGAMCTTRMMTGVGRPQFSAVLDCAAAARELGRHVWADGGVRHPRDVALALAAGASNVMIGSWFAGTYESPGDLYTDPDGRRYKESFGMASARAVSARTADDSPYDRARKAVFEEGISSARMYLDPNRPGVEDLIDEIIAGVRSAFTYAGARDLPEFHERALVGVQSAAGYTEGMPLPTSW from the coding sequence GTGCGGTTCCTTCACGGCGCGGTCCCCGCGCACGACCTGACCTACAACGACGTCTTCATGGCGCCGGCCCGCTCCGACCTCGGCTCACGCCTCGATGTCGACCTGTCCACCGGCGACGGCACCGGCACCACGATCCCGCTGGTGGTGTCGAACATGACCGCGGTCGCCGGCCGGCGGATGGCCGAGACGGTGGCCCGCCGCGGGGCGATAGCGGTCATCCCGCAGGACATCCCGATCGAGGTGGTGGCGAACGTCGTCGCCTGGGTCAAGCAGCGGCACCTGGTCTACGACACGCCGATCACCCTCGGCCCGACCGACACCGTCGGCGATGCCATCCACCTGCTGCCGAAGCGGGCACACGCCGCGGTGATCGTGGTGGACGCGTCCGGCCGGCCGATGGGTGTGGTCACCGAGGCGGACACCGTGGGCGTGGACCGCTTCGCCCAGCTGCGCCACGTGATGTCGACCGAGCTGCACACGGTGCCGGCGGACGCCGACCCGCGTACCGGCTTCGACCGGCTCTCGGCGGGCCGCCGCCGGCTCGCCCCGGTGGTCGACCCGGACGGGCGGCTGGTCGGCCTGCTCACCCGGCAGGGCGCGCTGCGGGCCACCCTCTATCGCCCGGCGGTGGACGACGCGGGCCGGCTGCGGATCGCGGCCGCGATCGGCATCAACGGCGACGTCACGGGCAAGGCCGCGGCGCTGCTGGAAGCCGGGGTCGACACGCTGGTGGTGGACACCGCGCACGGCCACCAGGAGCGGATGATCACCGCGCTGCGGGCCGTCCGCAAGCTCGACCCGGGCGTCCCGGTGGCGGCCGGCAACGTGGTCACCGCCGAGGGGGTACGCGACCTCGTCGAGGCGGGGGCCGACATCATCAAGGTCGGGGTCGGCCCCGGCGCGATGTGCACCACGCGGATGATGACCGGCGTGGGGCGGCCACAGTTCTCCGCCGTCCTCGACTGCGCGGCGGCGGCCCGGGAACTCGGCCGGCACGTGTGGGCCGACGGCGGGGTGCGGCACCCGCGGGACGTGGCGCTGGCCCTCGCCGCGGGCGCCTCGAACGTCATGATCGGTTCCTGGTTCGCCGGCACCTACGAGTCCCCCGGTGACCTCTACACCGACCCCGACGGCCGGCGCTACAAGGAGAGCTTCGGCATGGCCTCGGCTCGCGCGGTCAGCGCCCGTACCGCCGACGACAGCCCGTACGACCGGGCCCGCAAGGCGGTCTTCGAGGAGGGCATCTCCTCCGCCCGGATGTACCTCGACCCCAACCGCCCGGGGGTGGAGGACCTGATCGACGAGATCATCGCCGGGGTGCGGAGCGCCTTCACGTACGCCGGCGCGCGCGACCTGCCGGAGTTCCACGAGCGGGCCCTGGTCGGCGTGCAGAGCGCGGCCGGCTACACCGAGGGGATGCCGCTGCCGACCAGTTGGTGA
- a CDS encoding TetR/AcrR family transcriptional regulator gives MTGTRGYHHGDLRRALLDAAVEVIGESGPAAVSLRDLARRAGVSHAAPAHHFGDKAGLLTVLAAQGFDLLAETLRGADGDLLASGVAYVDFAVRHRAHFEVMFRPELYRPDAPEVQAARDRAGDVLRAGVVGLANRDGSPADPGRDALAAWSIVHGFATLWLAGALPPRVGDDPREAARVVISRLLE, from the coding sequence ATGACCGGAACGCGTGGCTACCATCACGGCGACCTCCGCCGTGCCCTGCTCGACGCCGCCGTGGAGGTGATCGGCGAGTCCGGGCCGGCCGCCGTCAGCCTGCGGGACCTCGCCCGGCGGGCAGGCGTCTCGCACGCCGCCCCCGCGCACCACTTCGGGGACAAGGCCGGCCTGCTCACCGTCCTCGCGGCGCAGGGCTTCGACCTGCTCGCCGAGACGCTGCGCGGCGCGGACGGCGACCTGCTCGCCTCCGGCGTGGCGTACGTCGACTTCGCCGTCCGGCACCGCGCGCACTTCGAGGTGATGTTCCGGCCCGAGCTCTACCGGCCGGACGCGCCGGAGGTGCAGGCGGCCCGGGACCGCGCCGGCGACGTGCTGCGGGCCGGGGTGGTCGGCCTCGCCAACCGCGACGGCAGCCCGGCCGACCCCGGACGGGACGCCCTCGCGGCCTGGTCGATCGTGCACGGATTCGCCACGCTCTGGCTCGCCGGCGCGCTACCGCCCCGCGTCGGGGACGATCCCCGGGAGGCGGCCAGAGTGGTCATCAGCCGCCTGCTCGAGTAA
- a CDS encoding DoxX family membrane protein codes for MAPLIALIVGTALARLAGMAGVDALDGWLPALRVGLALMFVLTGVAHFTEPRRRGLIAMVPPGLPRPDLLVAATGVLELAGAAALLVPTTARWAAAGLGLLMLAMFPANVSAARRRLTLAGRPVTPLWPRTALQIVFVAAAAAISFGP; via the coding sequence GTGGCTCCCTTGATCGCACTGATCGTCGGCACCGCGCTCGCCCGGCTGGCCGGCATGGCCGGCGTCGACGCCCTCGACGGCTGGCTCCCCGCGCTGCGCGTCGGGCTGGCCCTGATGTTCGTGCTGACCGGCGTCGCGCATTTCACCGAACCCCGACGCCGCGGGCTGATCGCTATGGTGCCGCCCGGCCTGCCCCGGCCCGACCTGCTGGTCGCCGCCACCGGCGTGCTGGAGCTGGCCGGCGCGGCCGCGCTGCTCGTCCCGACGACCGCACGCTGGGCGGCGGCGGGGCTGGGCCTGCTGATGCTCGCCATGTTCCCGGCGAACGTCTCGGCGGCCCGACGCCGGCTCACCCTGGCCGGGCGCCCGGTGACCCCACTGTGGCCGCGTACGGCGCTGCAGATCGTCTTCGTCGCCGCAGCCGCCGCTATTTCGTTTGGCCCCTGA
- a CDS encoding MarR family transcriptional regulator: MSLFTLDDVPMGRLLVTAGHLVSQRWNRILAEKFNLTQAGMVTLMTLAHHGTLPHREVAQRCYVRPATLTGIVDTLERDGLVERQRDENDRRSVRLAITPAGRERLSALSALIRSGRPLTSVDADPAKAAVIREFLLEVIGSGEDPRMTEPHHEPGDPAC; encoded by the coding sequence GTGAGCCTGTTCACCCTCGACGACGTGCCCATGGGCCGGCTGCTGGTGACCGCCGGTCACCTCGTCAGCCAACGGTGGAACCGCATCCTCGCGGAGAAGTTCAACCTCACCCAGGCCGGCATGGTCACCCTCATGACCCTCGCCCACCACGGCACCCTGCCGCACCGCGAGGTGGCCCAACGCTGCTACGTCCGGCCGGCGACGCTGACCGGCATCGTCGACACCCTCGAACGCGACGGGCTGGTCGAGCGACAGCGCGACGAGAACGACCGGCGTAGCGTCCGGCTCGCCATCACCCCGGCCGGCCGGGAGCGGCTGTCGGCGCTCAGCGCCCTGATCCGTTCCGGCCGGCCACTCACCTCGGTCGACGCCGACCCCGCGAAGGCCGCCGTGATCCGGGAGTTCCTGCTGGAGGTCATCGGTAGTGGAGAGGACCCACGCATGACCGAACCCCACCACGAGCCGGGAGACCCGGCATGCTGA
- a CDS encoding ABC transporter ATP-binding protein codes for MLIRLLRHHLHPYSRPLAAVVALQFVGTMASLYLPSLNADIIDQGVARGDTDYIVRTGGWMLLVSLVQIVCSIAAVYLGARTAMGFGRDARARIFAHVNRFSAREVARFGAPSLITRSTNDVQQVQMLVLMSCTMLVAAPIMSVGGVVMALREDLGLSWLMLVCVPVLALALSLVIRRMVPGFRLMQTRIDIVNRVLREQITGIRVVRAFVREPYETNRFGVANADLTATALRTGRLLALIFPLVMLVLNVSSVAVLWFGAQRVDSGAIQVGALTAFLQYLMQILMAVMMATFMLMMVPRAAVCAERIVEVLDTDSSVVPAAGAVSQVPARADLELRGVRFQYPGAAEPVLRDISFRVAPGTTTAIIGSTGAGKTTLLSLIPRLVDVTAGAVLVDQVDVRDLAPDELWRRIGLVPQRPYLFTGTIASNLRYGNPDATDTDLWSALEIAQAADFVAQMPGGLDAPIAQGGTNVSGGQRQRLAIARALVREPEIYLFDDSFSALDLGTDARLRAALRPVTADAAVVIVAQRVSTIVDADQIIVLEDGGVVGVGRHEELIESCPTYAEIVASQQTAEVPA; via the coding sequence ATGCTGATCCGACTGCTCCGACACCACCTGCACCCCTACTCGCGACCGCTGGCCGCGGTGGTGGCGCTCCAGTTCGTGGGCACGATGGCGTCGCTCTACCTGCCCAGCCTGAACGCCGACATCATCGACCAGGGCGTGGCCCGCGGCGACACCGACTACATCGTCCGGACCGGTGGCTGGATGCTCCTGGTCAGCCTGGTCCAGATCGTCTGCTCGATCGCGGCGGTCTACCTCGGCGCGCGGACCGCGATGGGCTTCGGCCGGGACGCCCGGGCGAGGATCTTCGCGCACGTCAACCGGTTCTCCGCCCGGGAGGTCGCCCGGTTCGGCGCCCCCTCGTTGATCACCCGCAGCACCAACGACGTGCAGCAGGTGCAGATGCTCGTGCTGATGAGCTGCACCATGCTGGTCGCCGCCCCGATCATGAGCGTCGGCGGGGTGGTGATGGCGCTCCGCGAGGACCTCGGGCTCTCCTGGCTGATGCTGGTCTGCGTACCGGTGCTGGCGTTGGCGCTGAGCCTCGTCATCCGGCGGATGGTGCCGGGCTTCCGGCTCATGCAGACCCGCATCGACATCGTCAACCGGGTGCTGCGCGAGCAGATCACCGGTATCCGGGTGGTCCGGGCGTTCGTCCGTGAGCCGTACGAGACGAACCGCTTCGGCGTCGCCAACGCCGACCTGACCGCCACCGCGCTGCGCACCGGGCGACTGCTGGCGCTGATCTTCCCGCTGGTGATGCTGGTGCTCAACGTCTCCAGCGTCGCGGTGCTCTGGTTCGGCGCGCAACGCGTCGACTCCGGTGCGATCCAGGTCGGCGCGCTCACCGCCTTCCTGCAGTACCTGATGCAGATCCTGATGGCCGTGATGATGGCCACCTTCATGCTGATGATGGTGCCGCGGGCGGCGGTCTGCGCCGAGCGGATCGTCGAGGTGCTGGACACCGACTCGTCGGTGGTGCCGGCGGCGGGCGCGGTCAGCCAGGTGCCGGCCCGGGCCGACCTGGAGCTGCGCGGGGTGCGCTTCCAGTACCCGGGCGCCGCGGAACCGGTGCTCCGGGACATCTCCTTCCGGGTCGCGCCGGGGACGACCACCGCCATCATCGGCAGCACCGGCGCCGGCAAGACCACCCTGCTGTCGCTGATCCCCCGGCTGGTCGACGTCACCGCCGGCGCCGTCCTGGTCGACCAGGTGGACGTACGGGACCTCGCGCCGGACGAACTGTGGCGCCGCATCGGCCTGGTGCCGCAGCGCCCGTACCTGTTCACCGGCACGATCGCGAGCAACCTGCGCTACGGCAACCCGGACGCGACCGACACCGACCTCTGGTCGGCGCTCGAGATCGCCCAGGCCGCCGACTTCGTCGCCCAGATGCCCGGCGGGCTGGACGCGCCGATCGCGCAGGGCGGCACCAACGTGTCCGGCGGCCAGCGACAGCGGTTGGCGATCGCGCGGGCCCTGGTCCGCGAGCCGGAGATCTACCTGTTCGACGACTCGTTCTCCGCGCTCGACCTGGGCACCGACGCGCGGTTGCGGGCGGCGCTGCGGCCGGTCACCGCGGACGCCGCCGTGGTGATCGTGGCCCAGCGGGTCTCCACGATCGTCGACGCGGACCAGATCATCGTGCTCGAGGACGGAGGGGTCGTCGGGG